Proteins encoded by one window of Drosophila melanogaster chromosome X:
- the amn gene encoding amnesiac encodes MRSFCCCFYPAAVALHCVLLFYTFFLLFRASALRRRVVSGSKGSAALALCRQFEQLSASRRERAEECRTTQLRYHYHRNGAQSRSLCAAVLCCKRSYIPRPNFSCFSLVFPVGQRFAAARTRFGPTLVASWPLCNDSETKVLTKWPSCSLIGRRSVPRGQPKFSRENPRALSPSLLGEMR; translated from the coding sequence ATGCgcagtttttgttgttgtttttatccGGCTGCTGTGGCGTTGCACTGCGTATTACTgttttacactttttttttactttttagaGCGTCCGCGTTGCGGCGACGCGTTGTAAGCGGTTCGAAAGGTAGCGCAGCACTGGCGCTCTGCCGCCAATTCGAACAGCTGAGCGCCAGCCGAAGAGAGAGAGCCGAAGAGTGCCGAACGACGCAGCTCCGCTACCACTACCACCGCAATGGCGCTCAGTCGCGGTCGCTGTGCGCTGCTGTGCTCTGCTGTAAGCGCTCTTACATTCCGCGCCCGAATTTTTCGTGCTTTTCCCTTGTTTTCCCTGTGGGCCAGCGTTTCGCTGCTGCTCGGACTCGGTTTGGGCCAACACTTGTCGCCTCTTGGCCATTATGCAACGACAGCGAAACGAAGGTGCTCACGAAGTGGCCAAGCTGCTCTCTGATTGGTCGGCGGTCAGTGCCACGAGGCCAGCCGAAGTTCTCTCGCGAGAACCCAAGAGcactctctccctctcttttGGGAGAGATGAGATAG